Proteins encoded within one genomic window of Amycolatopsis sp. 2-15:
- a CDS encoding alpha/beta fold hydrolase: MATFVLVPGAWHGSWAFESVIPLLERAGHTVHALTLTGLRPNDDDATVASANLDTHADDVVSLLDRARITDATLVGHSYGGMVISAAADRAGGRVSRLVHLDAYVPRDGESCWSLTTEAYRQSFVAGAADTGRAVRPPSRGPHGGDPRRRPHPLASLVQTIRLTGVVDRVPRRDFVYCSGWEDRTPFAGLRARLQADPGWRVHDLPTAHNAMREAPGAVAELLI, translated from the coding sequence ATGGCGACGTTCGTCCTCGTGCCCGGTGCGTGGCACGGTTCCTGGGCGTTCGAGTCGGTCATCCCGCTGCTGGAGCGGGCCGGTCACACCGTCCACGCCCTGACCCTCACGGGACTGCGGCCCAACGATGACGATGCGACGGTTGCGAGCGCCAACCTCGACACCCACGCCGACGACGTCGTGAGCCTCCTGGATCGCGCGCGGATCACCGACGCGACGCTGGTCGGCCACAGCTACGGCGGGATGGTGATCTCGGCCGCCGCAGACCGCGCGGGCGGCCGTGTCTCCCGTCTGGTTCACCTCGACGCGTACGTTCCGCGCGACGGCGAGTCGTGCTGGTCGTTGACCACCGAGGCGTACCGGCAGTCGTTCGTGGCCGGTGCGGCTGACACGGGCCGCGCCGTCCGGCCGCCGTCCCGCGGCCCGCACGGCGGCGATCCCCGCCGCCGTCCGCACCCCCTCGCCTCCCTGGTGCAAACGATCCGGCTCACCGGCGTCGTCGATCGGGTGCCCCGGCGCGATTTCGTGTACTGCTCAGGCTGGGAAGACCGCACTCCCTTCGCCGGACTCCGCGCGCGGCTCCAAGCCGATCCGGGCTGGCGCGTCCATGACCTCCCCACCGCCCACAATGCGATGCGGGAGGCCCCGGGCGCCGTCGCCGAGCTCCTGATCTGA
- a CDS encoding class I SAM-dependent methyltransferase, giving the protein MGDTAEHQDQTRAAYDGVVELYASLFADRQLETMPFTRTMVRTFADLVAATENSQVADIGCGPGHITAFLADRGLAARGLDLSPGMVEHARKSFPALRFDEARTEALPLEDGSLGGVVAHYSLIHTPPPELPALLAELTRVLAPGGLALVSFFATDAPEPVRFDHKVAPAYSWPVDHFADLLTTAGLAESARLVHDPRSERGFLDAHLLARR; this is encoded by the coding sequence GTGGGAGACACGGCAGAGCACCAGGACCAGACCAGGGCGGCCTACGACGGCGTCGTCGAGCTGTACGCGTCGCTCTTCGCCGACCGGCAGCTGGAGACGATGCCGTTCACTCGGACCATGGTCCGCACGTTCGCCGACCTGGTAGCCGCGACGGAGAATTCGCAGGTGGCCGACATCGGCTGCGGCCCCGGGCACATCACCGCGTTTCTGGCCGACCGGGGCCTGGCCGCCCGCGGCCTCGACCTTTCGCCGGGCATGGTCGAGCACGCCCGGAAGTCCTTCCCGGCCCTGCGCTTCGACGAGGCGCGCACGGAAGCCCTGCCGCTCGAGGACGGCTCCCTCGGCGGTGTGGTGGCCCACTACTCGCTGATCCACACCCCGCCGCCGGAACTGCCCGCGCTGCTCGCCGAGCTGACGCGCGTCCTGGCCCCCGGCGGCCTGGCGCTGGTCTCATTCTTCGCGACCGACGCCCCGGAGCCGGTCCGCTTCGACCACAAGGTCGCGCCCGCCTACAGCTGGCCGGTGGACCACTTCGCCGACCTGCTCACCACCGCCGGCCTCGCCGAGTCCGCCCGCCTCGTCCACGACCCGCGATCCGAGCGGGGTTTCCTCGACGCGCACCTGCTGGCCCGCCGCTAG
- the truA gene encoding tRNA pseudouridine(38-40) synthase TruA: protein MDVSYDGTDFSGWARQPGRRTVQAELEAALQRQPPGASVPKSVVVAGRTDAGVHATGQVVHVDVVPLEPSAPGRVPVDAHGIPDLTRMTGRWNKLMPADVRVLGARIAPAGFDARFSAIRRHYRYRVSDAPWGVDPLRRNETLAWGRPLSTDAMNEAAADLLGLQDFAAYCKQREGGTTIRELQQLEWTRLDEHLLEVRVSADAFCHSMVRSLVGVLLMVGDGRRSRSWPAEVLSSGTRDSAVAPAHGLTLTAVDYPPDAELAARAEQTRNVRSAEDL, encoded by the coding sequence CTGGACGTCTCCTACGACGGCACGGACTTCTCGGGCTGGGCTCGTCAGCCGGGCCGGCGCACGGTGCAGGCCGAGCTGGAAGCGGCCCTGCAGCGTCAGCCACCGGGCGCGTCCGTGCCGAAGTCCGTGGTCGTCGCCGGCCGCACGGACGCCGGAGTGCACGCGACGGGTCAGGTCGTGCACGTCGACGTCGTCCCACTGGAGCCGAGCGCTCCCGGCCGTGTGCCGGTTGACGCGCACGGCATCCCGGACCTGACGCGCATGACGGGCCGCTGGAACAAGCTGATGCCCGCCGACGTGCGCGTGCTGGGTGCCCGTATCGCCCCGGCGGGCTTCGATGCCCGCTTCTCGGCCATCCGCCGCCACTACCGCTACCGCGTCTCGGATGCGCCGTGGGGCGTCGATCCGCTGCGCCGCAACGAAACCCTCGCCTGGGGTCGGCCACTGTCGACGGACGCCATGAACGAGGCCGCCGCGGACCTGCTGGGCCTGCAGGACTTCGCCGCTTACTGCAAGCAGCGCGAGGGCGGCACCACGATCCGCGAGCTGCAGCAGCTGGAGTGGACCCGGCTCGACGAGCACCTGCTGGAAGTCCGGGTGTCCGCCGACGCCTTCTGCCACTCCATGGTCCGCAGCCTCGTCGGCGTGCTGCTGATGGTCGGCGACGGCCGCCGCTCCCGCTCCTGGCCCGCCGAGGTCCTTTCCAGCGGCACGCGGGACAGCGCCGTCGCCCCGGCCCACGGCCTCACGCTCACCGCCGTGGACTACCCGCCGGACGCGGAACTCGCCGCGCGCGCCGAGCAGACGCGCAACGTCCGCTCCGCCGAGGACCTGTAG
- the rplQ gene encoding 50S ribosomal protein L17 gives MPTPTKGARLGGSSAHERLILANLATQLFEHGKITTTEAKARRVRPLAEKLITKAKRGDLHNRRQVQKVVRDKDVVHKLFAEIGPHFAERAGGYTRITKTMPRKGDNAAMAVIELVAEKTVTSEAERARNTKFAKDEKPAETAVVEETTADEAVAEEAATEAPAEETAETAEVAADEAAADDADAKKD, from the coding sequence ATGCCCACCCCTACCAAGGGAGCCCGGCTCGGCGGGTCGTCCGCGCACGAGCGGCTGATCCTGGCCAACCTGGCCACGCAGCTGTTCGAGCACGGCAAGATCACCACGACCGAGGCGAAGGCCCGCCGGGTGCGCCCGCTGGCCGAGAAGCTGATCACCAAGGCGAAGCGGGGCGACCTGCACAACCGTCGCCAGGTGCAGAAGGTCGTGCGTGACAAGGACGTCGTGCACAAGCTCTTCGCCGAGATCGGTCCGCACTTCGCGGAGCGCGCCGGCGGTTACACCCGCATCACCAAGACGATGCCGCGCAAGGGCGACAACGCCGCCATGGCCGTCATCGAACTGGTCGCGGAGAAGACCGTGACGTCGGAAGCCGAGCGGGCTCGCAACACGAAGTTCGCGAAGGACGAGAAGCCGGCTGAGACCGCCGTGGTCGAAGAGACCACTGCTGACGAAGCCGTCGCCGAAGAGGCCGCCACCGAGGCTCCGGCCGAGGAGACCGCCGAGACCGCTGAGGTCGCTGCGGACGAGGCTGCCGCCGACGACGCGGACGCCAAGAAGGACTGA
- a CDS encoding DNA-directed RNA polymerase subunit alpha translates to MLISQRPALGEETVNETRSRFTIEPLEPGFGYTLGNSLRRTLLSSIPGAAVTSIRIDGVLHEFTTVPGVKEDVTDIILNLKELVVSSEEDEPVTMYLRKQGPGEVTAADIVPPAGVTVHNPDLHIAALNGKGKLEIELVVERGRGYVPALQNKQAGAEIGRIPVDSIYSPVLKVTYKVEATRVEQRTDFDKLILDVETKPSITPRDAVASAGKTLVELFGLARELNVDAEGIEIGPSPQEADTIAAYAMPIEDLDLTVRSYNCLKREGIHTVGELVSRSEADLLDIRNFGAKSIDEVKLKLVGLGLALKDSPPGFDPTAAASSYDGEGWSGSVAGIGGGISDEGHDDGQDYAETEQL, encoded by the coding sequence ATGCTGATTTCCCAGCGGCCGGCTCTCGGCGAAGAGACGGTCAACGAGACCCGCTCCCGGTTCACCATCGAACCGCTGGAGCCCGGCTTCGGCTACACGCTCGGCAACTCGCTGCGGCGCACGCTGCTGTCGTCCATTCCGGGCGCGGCCGTGACGAGCATCCGCATCGACGGCGTGCTGCACGAGTTCACCACCGTTCCGGGGGTGAAGGAAGACGTCACCGACATCATCCTGAACCTCAAGGAGCTCGTGGTGTCCTCGGAAGAGGACGAGCCGGTCACCATGTACCTGCGCAAGCAGGGCCCCGGTGAGGTCACGGCTGCCGACATCGTGCCCCCGGCCGGCGTCACCGTGCACAACCCGGACCTTCACATCGCGGCCCTGAACGGCAAGGGCAAGCTCGAGATCGAGCTCGTCGTCGAGCGCGGCCGCGGTTACGTTCCGGCCCTGCAGAACAAGCAGGCCGGCGCCGAGATCGGCCGCATCCCGGTCGACTCGATCTACTCGCCGGTGCTGAAGGTGACGTACAAGGTCGAGGCCACTCGCGTCGAGCAGCGCACCGACTTCGACAAGCTGATCCTGGACGTCGAGACCAAGCCGTCGATCACGCCGCGCGACGCGGTCGCCTCGGCGGGCAAGACGCTGGTGGAGCTGTTCGGTCTCGCTCGCGAGCTGAACGTCGACGCCGAGGGCATCGAGATCGGCCCGTCGCCGCAGGAAGCGGACACCATCGCCGCCTACGCGATGCCGATCGAGGACCTGGACCTCACCGTCCGGTCGTACAACTGCCTGAAGCGCGAAGGCATCCACACGGTGGGCGAGCTCGTCTCGCGCAGCGAGGCGGACCTGCTCGACATCCGCAACTTCGGTGCGAAGTCGATCGACGAGGTCAAGCTGAAGCTGGTCGGTCTCGGCCTGGCGCTCAAGGACAGCCCGCCCGGGTTCGACCCGACCGCGGCTGCCTCCAGCTACGACGGTGAGGGCTGGTCGGGAAGCGTCGCCGGCATCGGTGGCGGGATTTCGGACGAGGGCCACGACGATGGCCAGGACTACGCAGAGACGGAGCAGCTGTAA
- the rpsD gene encoding 30S ribosomal protein S4 has protein sequence MARYTGPATRISRRLKVDLIGGDQAFERRPYPPGQHGRGRIKESEYLLQSQEKQKARYTYGVLERQFVRYYKEAVRRPGKTGENLLQILESRLDNVIYRAGIARTRRQARQLVSHGHFLVNGVKVNVPSFQVSKWDIIDVRPKSFAMLPFVVAKESFGERPIPAWLQVVQSNLRVLVHQLPERAQIDVPVQEQLIVELYSK, from the coding sequence ATGGCTCGTTACACCGGCCCCGCGACGCGTATTTCGCGTCGCCTCAAGGTTGACCTCATCGGCGGCGACCAGGCTTTCGAGCGTCGCCCCTACCCGCCGGGCCAGCACGGCCGCGGGCGCATCAAGGAGTCCGAGTACCTCCTGCAGTCGCAGGAGAAGCAGAAGGCTCGCTACACCTACGGCGTTCTCGAGCGCCAGTTCGTCCGGTACTACAAGGAAGCCGTGCGGCGTCCGGGTAAGACCGGTGAGAACCTGCTGCAGATCCTCGAGTCCCGGCTGGACAACGTGATCTACCGCGCCGGCATCGCCCGCACCCGCCGTCAGGCGCGTCAGCTGGTGAGCCACGGCCACTTCCTGGTCAACGGCGTCAAGGTCAACGTCCCGTCCTTCCAGGTCTCCAAGTGGGACATCATCGACGTGCGGCCGAAGTCGTTCGCGATGCTGCCCTTCGTGGTGGCGAAGGAGTCCTTCGGCGAGCGCCCCATCCCGGCGTGGCTGCAGGTCGTCCAGTCCAACCTCCGCGTGCTGGTCCACCAGCTGCCGGAGCGCGCGCAGATCGACGTTCCGGTCCAGGAACAGCTGATCGTCGAGCTCTACTCGAAGTAA
- the rpsK gene encoding 30S ribosomal protein S11 → MPPKSRTAAGAKKVRRKEKKNVAHGHAHIKSTFNNTIVSITDPTGAVIAWASSGHVGFKGSRKSTPFAAQMAAENAARKAAEHGMKKVDVFVKGPGSGRETAIRSLQAAGLEVGTIQDVTPQPHNGCRPPKRRRV, encoded by the coding sequence ATGCCACCGAAGTCTCGTACTGCGGCGGGGGCCAAGAAGGTCCGCCGCAAGGAAAAGAAGAACGTCGCGCACGGTCACGCGCACATCAAGAGCACGTTCAACAACACCATCGTCTCGATCACGGACCCCACGGGCGCCGTGATCGCGTGGGCGTCGAGTGGTCACGTGGGCTTCAAGGGCTCGCGTAAGTCCACCCCGTTCGCCGCGCAGATGGCCGCCGAGAACGCTGCCCGCAAGGCTGCCGAGCACGGCATGAAGAAGGTCGACGTCTTCGTGAAGGGCCCGGGTTCGGGCCGCGAGACGGCGATCCGCTCGCTGCAGGCCGCCGGTCTCGAGGTCGGCACCATCCAGGACGTGACCCCGCAGCCTCACAACGGCTGCCGCCCGCCCAAGCGGCGCCGGGTCTGA
- the rpsM gene encoding 30S ribosomal protein S13 yields MARLAGVDLPREKRLEIALTYIYGIGRTRSKQMIVAAELNADTRVKDLSDEDLIKLRDYIDEHFKVEGDLRREVNADIRRKIEIGTYQGLRWRRGLPVRGQRTKTNARTRKGPKKTVAGKKKAGKK; encoded by the coding sequence ATGGCACGACTCGCTGGCGTAGACCTCCCCCGCGAAAAGCGGTTGGAGATCGCGCTGACCTACATCTACGGCATCGGCCGTACGCGCTCGAAGCAGATGATCGTTGCTGCCGAGCTCAACGCGGACACCCGCGTGAAGGACCTCAGCGATGAGGACCTCATCAAGCTTCGTGACTACATCGACGAGCACTTCAAGGTCGAGGGTGACCTGCGTCGCGAGGTGAACGCCGACATCCGTCGCAAGATCGAGATCGGCACCTACCAGGGCCTGCGCTGGCGTCGTGGTCTGCCCGTCCGCGGTCAGCGGACCAAGACCAACGCCCGCACCCGCAAGGGTCCGAAGAAGACGGTCGCCGGCAAGAAGAAGGCTGGCAAGAAGTGA
- the rpmJ gene encoding 50S ribosomal protein L36, translated as MKVQPSVKKICDKCKVIRRHGRIMVICENLRHKQRQG; from the coding sequence GTGAAGGTCCAGCCGAGCGTCAAGAAGATCTGCGACAAGTGCAAGGTGATCCGCCGCCACGGCCGGATCATGGTGATCTGCGAGAACCTGCGTCACAAGCAGCGTCAGGGCTGA
- the infA gene encoding translation initiation factor IF-1 has translation MAKKDGAIEVEGRVVEPLPNAMFRVELENGHKVLAHISGKMRQHYIRILPEDRVVVELSPYDLSRGRIVYRYK, from the coding sequence ATGGCTAAGAAAGACGGGGCCATCGAGGTCGAAGGCCGCGTGGTCGAGCCGCTCCCCAACGCGATGTTCCGCGTCGAGTTGGAGAACGGCCACAAAGTTCTTGCCCACATCAGCGGCAAGATGCGGCAGCACTACATCCGCATCCTGCCCGAGGACAGGGTCGTCGTGGAGCTTTCGCCCTACGACTTGTCTCGTGGTCGCATCGTCTACCGCTACAAGTGA
- the map gene encoding type I methionyl aminopeptidase has protein sequence MIEVKTSGELQAMRAAGLVVARTLAAVRERAQVGVSTAELDELAEQTIRDAGAVPSFKGYHGFPASICASVNEQIVHGIPSSRQVLADGDLISVDCGAILDGWHGDSAVTLAIGAVSEKDLALSAATEKSMWAGIEAVRAGGRLTDISFAVQTAAENAGRDNGVEYGMILEYGGHGIGRQMHMDPFLPNVGKPGKGPRLKVGMALAIEPMLTGGGGETVELEDGWTVVTADGSRASHWEHTVAITEDGPWVLTAPEQD, from the coding sequence ATGATCGAGGTCAAGACGTCAGGCGAGCTGCAGGCGATGCGGGCGGCCGGGCTGGTCGTCGCGAGGACGCTGGCCGCCGTGCGCGAGCGTGCGCAGGTGGGTGTCAGCACCGCCGAGCTCGACGAGCTGGCCGAGCAGACGATCCGCGACGCGGGGGCCGTGCCGTCCTTCAAGGGCTACCACGGTTTCCCCGCGTCGATCTGCGCGTCGGTGAACGAACAGATCGTCCACGGCATCCCGTCGAGCCGGCAGGTGCTGGCCGACGGTGACCTGATCTCGGTCGACTGCGGCGCCATCCTCGACGGCTGGCACGGCGACTCCGCCGTGACACTCGCGATCGGCGCCGTCAGCGAGAAGGACCTCGCGCTGTCCGCGGCCACGGAGAAGTCCATGTGGGCCGGCATCGAGGCCGTGCGCGCGGGCGGCCGGCTGACCGACATCTCGTTCGCGGTGCAGACGGCGGCCGAGAACGCGGGCCGCGACAACGGCGTCGAGTACGGGATGATCCTCGAGTACGGCGGCCACGGCATCGGCCGCCAGATGCACATGGACCCGTTCCTGCCGAACGTCGGCAAGCCCGGCAAGGGCCCGCGGCTCAAGGTCGGCATGGCGCTCGCGATCGAGCCCATGCTCACCGGCGGCGGCGGCGAGACCGTGGAGCTCGAGGACGGCTGGACCGTGGTCACGGCCGACGGCTCCCGCGCCTCGCACTGGGAGCACACCGTCGCCATCACCGAGGACGGTCCCTGGGTGCTCACCGCGCCCGAGCAGGACTGA
- a CDS encoding adenylate kinase: MTRVVLVGPPGAGKGTQAVALSEQLRVPHISTGDLFRAHVGQETPLGQEAKRYLDSGELVPDSVTNEMVRERLAEPDAKAGFLLDGFPRNTKQAEVLGEMLKEADCALESVIQLQVPEDVVVSRLMARGRADDTEEVIRRRQQIYWSETAPLLEYYADILVAVDGVGDVQEISDRVLEALRDRT, translated from the coding sequence GTGACGCGAGTGGTTCTCGTCGGCCCGCCCGGCGCGGGTAAAGGTACGCAGGCGGTGGCCCTGTCGGAGCAGCTGCGGGTTCCGCACATCTCGACGGGCGACCTGTTCCGCGCGCACGTCGGTCAGGAGACGCCGCTCGGCCAGGAGGCCAAGCGCTACCTCGACTCGGGTGAGCTCGTCCCCGACTCGGTGACCAACGAGATGGTCCGCGAGCGGCTCGCCGAGCCCGACGCGAAGGCCGGCTTCCTGCTCGACGGCTTCCCCCGCAACACGAAGCAGGCCGAGGTCCTCGGCGAGATGCTGAAGGAAGCCGACTGCGCGCTCGAGTCGGTGATCCAGCTGCAGGTGCCCGAGGACGTGGTCGTGTCCCGGCTGATGGCCCGTGGTCGCGCCGACGACACCGAAGAGGTCATCCGCCGCCGCCAGCAGATCTACTGGTCCGAGACGGCTCCGCTGCTGGAGTACTACGCCGATATCCTGGTGGCTGTCGACGGCGTGGGCGATGTGCAGGAGATCTCGGACCGCGTGCTGGAAGCGCTGCGCGACCGCACGTGA
- the secY gene encoding preprotein translocase subunit SecY produces MLSAFRSALATPDLRKKILFTLAIVAVYRIGAAIPAPGISFSAVQACSSQADQQGVYQLLNLFSGGALLQLSLFSTGIMPYITASIIIQLLTVVIPRFEELKKEGQAGQNKLTQYTRYLTIALAILQATGVVALADRGTLFQGCQQQIIPDNSVYSLALIVCTMTAGTAVMMWLGELITERGVGNGMSVLIFLNIAARIPTEGANILSNGGGIALVMIVIFGLVIIASVIFVEQGQRRIPVQYAKRMIGRRMYGGTSTYLPIKVNQAGVIPVIFASSLLYLPQLLSQLIGDPNSNSGWQSFIQNYLVNQSSWVHILLYFALIIFFTYFYITITFNVDERADEMKKFGGFIPGIRPGRPTAEYLSYVLGRITLPGSLYLGIIAILPNFFLSLTGSGNNQNFPFGGTAVLIMVGVGLDTVKQIESQLMQRNYEGFLK; encoded by the coding sequence GTGCTCAGCGCCTTCCGCTCGGCTCTCGCGACGCCGGATCTACGCAAGAAGATCCTGTTCACGCTAGCCATCGTCGCGGTCTACCGGATCGGTGCCGCCATCCCGGCCCCGGGGATCTCGTTCTCCGCCGTGCAGGCCTGTAGCTCTCAGGCCGACCAGCAGGGCGTCTACCAGCTGCTGAACCTGTTCAGCGGTGGTGCGCTGCTCCAGCTGTCGCTGTTCTCGACCGGCATCATGCCGTACATCACGGCGAGCATCATCATCCAGCTGCTGACCGTGGTGATCCCGCGGTTCGAAGAGCTGAAGAAGGAAGGCCAGGCCGGCCAGAACAAGCTCACGCAGTACACCCGGTACCTCACGATCGCCCTGGCGATCCTGCAGGCCACCGGCGTTGTCGCGCTGGCCGACCGCGGCACCCTGTTCCAGGGCTGCCAGCAGCAGATCATCCCGGACAACAGCGTCTACTCGCTGGCCCTGATCGTCTGCACGATGACCGCGGGCACCGCGGTCATGATGTGGCTGGGTGAGCTCATCACCGAGCGCGGCGTCGGCAACGGCATGTCCGTCCTGATCTTCCTGAACATCGCGGCCCGCATCCCCACCGAGGGCGCCAACATCCTGAGCAACGGCGGCGGCATCGCCCTGGTCATGATCGTCATCTTCGGTTTGGTGATCATCGCGAGCGTCATCTTCGTGGAGCAGGGGCAGCGCCGGATCCCGGTGCAGTACGCCAAGCGCATGATCGGCCGCCGGATGTACGGCGGCACGTCGACGTACCTGCCGATCAAGGTGAACCAGGCCGGTGTCATCCCGGTCATCTTCGCGTCGTCGCTGCTGTACCTGCCGCAGCTGCTCAGCCAGCTCATCGGCGATCCGAACAGCAACTCCGGCTGGCAGTCCTTCATCCAGAACTACCTGGTCAACCAGAGCAGCTGGGTGCACATCCTGCTGTACTTCGCGTTGATCATCTTCTTCACGTACTTCTACATCACGATCACGTTCAACGTCGACGAGCGTGCGGACGAGATGAAGAAGTTCGGTGGCTTCATCCCGGGTATCCGCCCGGGCCGTCCCACCGCCGAATACCTGAGCTACGTCCTCGGCCGGATCACCCTGCCGGGCTCGCTGTACCTGGGCATCATCGCGATCCTCCCGAACTTCTTCCTGTCCCTCACCGGCAGCGGGAACAATCAGAACTTCCCGTTCGGTGGCACGGCTGTGCTGATCATGGTGGGTGTCGGGCTCGACACCGTGAAGCAGATCGAAAGCCAGCTGATGCAGCGCAACTACGAAGGGTTCTTGAAGTGA
- the rplO gene encoding 50S ribosomal protein L15, which produces MTAIKIHHLRPAPGSKREKMRVGRGEGSKGKTAGRGTKGTKARKNVPAGFEGGQMPIHMRLPKLRGFKNRFRTEYQPVNVGDIARVFPDGGKIGVEELVAGGLVRKGSLVKVLGNGDVNGVKLDVTADGFSGSAKEKLEAAGGSATAN; this is translated from the coding sequence ATGACGGCCATCAAGATCCACCACCTGCGCCCGGCTCCGGGCTCGAAGCGCGAGAAGATGCGCGTCGGTCGTGGTGAAGGTTCCAAGGGCAAGACCGCCGGTCGCGGTACGAAGGGCACCAAGGCCCGCAAGAACGTGCCCGCCGGCTTCGAGGGTGGGCAGATGCCCATCCACATGCGGCTGCCGAAGCTGCGTGGCTTCAAGAACCGCTTCCGCACCGAGTACCAGCCGGTGAACGTGGGCGACATCGCCCGCGTGTTCCCGGACGGCGGCAAGATCGGCGTCGAGGAGCTCGTCGCGGGCGGTCTCGTCCGCAAGGGCAGCCTCGTGAAGGTCCTCGGCAACGGCGACGTCAACGGCGTGAAGCTGGACGTCACCGCGGACGGTTTCTCCGGCTCTGCCAAGGAGAAGCTCGAAGCTGCCGGTGGTTCCGCCACCGCCAACTGA
- the rpmD gene encoding 50S ribosomal protein L30 — protein sequence MTQLKVTQVKSKIGTKHAHRESLRTLGLRKIRQSVVREDTPQVRGLIHTVRHLVEVEEVQA from the coding sequence ATGACTCAGCTCAAGGTCACCCAGGTCAAGAGCAAGATCGGCACGAAGCACGCTCACCGCGAGTCGCTGCGCACCCTCGGGCTGCGCAAGATCCGCCAGAGCGTCGTGCGTGAAGACACCCCCCAGGTGCGCGGCCTGATCCACACCGTCCGCCACCTGGTGGAGGTCGAGGAGGTCCAGGCATGA
- the rpsE gene encoding 30S ribosomal protein S5, producing the protein MPGRTRQFGGGQGGPGGQGGNDRNDRRGGGRDRRDSGRGGAGQDKTPHLEKVVTINRVAKVVKGGRRFSFTALVVVGDGDGQVGVGYGKAKEVPAAIAKGVEEAKKNFFRVPRVGGTIPHPIQGEEAAGVVLLRPASAGTGVIAGGPVRAVLECAGVHDVLSKSLGSDNAINIVHATVAALKGLQRPEEVAARRGLPLEDVAPARMLRQRAGQGV; encoded by the coding sequence ATGCCGGGACGTACGCGGCAATTCGGCGGCGGCCAGGGCGGACCCGGCGGTCAGGGCGGCAACGACCGCAATGACCGTCGCGGTGGCGGCCGGGACCGGCGCGACAGCGGCCGTGGCGGGGCCGGCCAGGACAAGACCCCGCACCTCGAGAAGGTCGTGACGATCAACCGCGTCGCGAAGGTCGTGAAGGGTGGTCGTCGCTTCAGCTTCACCGCCCTCGTCGTCGTCGGCGACGGTGACGGCCAGGTCGGCGTCGGCTACGGCAAGGCCAAGGAAGTTCCCGCGGCCATCGCCAAGGGCGTCGAGGAAGCGAAGAAGAACTTCTTCCGCGTGCCTCGCGTCGGCGGCACGATTCCCCACCCGATCCAGGGTGAGGAAGCCGCCGGTGTCGTGCTGCTGCGTCCGGCTTCGGCCGGTACCGGTGTCATCGCCGGTGGCCCGGTGCGCGCGGTGCTGGAGTGCGCCGGTGTCCACGACGTGCTGTCGAAGTCGCTCGGCTCCGACAACGCGATCAACATCGTGCACGCGACCGTTGCGGCTCTGAAGGGTCTGCAGCGTCCCGAAGAGGTCGCGGCCCGCCGCGGTCTCCCGCTCGAGGACGTCGCTCCGGCCCGGATGCTGCGCCAGCGCGCGGGCCAGGGGGTCTGA
- the rplR gene encoding 50S ribosomal protein L18, translating into MIMSDTTTTKRKPVGKDISTRRRVAKARRHFRLRKKVSGTPVRPRLVVKRSSRHIAVQVIDDLAGHTLVSASTLEADVRAADGDKKAKAAKVGELVASRAKAAGISAVVFDRGGNAYHGRIAALADAAREAGLEF; encoded by the coding sequence GTGATCATGAGCGACACGACTACGACGAAGCGCAAGCCGGTCGGCAAGGACATCTCGACCCGCCGCCGCGTCGCGAAGGCCCGTCGGCACTTCCGCCTGCGCAAGAAGGTCAGTGGCACGCCGGTTCGTCCGCGGCTGGTCGTCAAGCGTTCCTCGCGGCACATCGCCGTGCAGGTGATCGACGACCTCGCCGGCCACACCCTGGTGTCGGCGTCCACCCTCGAGGCGGACGTCCGCGCGGCCGACGGCGACAAGAAGGCCAAGGCCGCGAAGGTCGGCGAACTCGTCGCCTCGCGCGCCAAGGCGGCCGGGATCTCGGCTGTGGTGTTCGACCGTGGCGGCAACGCCTACCACGGCCGCATCGCCGCGCTCGCCGACGCCGCCCGTGAGGCGGGGTTGGAGTTCTGA